The genomic region TAACCGCCGCGCTCTGGCGGCTCCGCATCGGACGCAACGACTGCCGCGTCTTCGATCCGCACCACGGCGTCGGCCCAATCCGGAAGAGCCGAACCGGTATCGACCGGCAGGCAACCCGGGCCGGCGCCTGCCTGCACGACATGCAGCACGACCGGGGAGGCCGCCGCGGCGGTGGTATCGGCCGAGCGCACCGCGATCCCGTCCATCGCCGACGCGCGGTAGTGCGGCGACGGATGCCGCGCGACGACGTCTTCGGCGGCGATGCGGCCGCTCGCGTCGCTTGCCGAGACGGATTCCGCGTCGACGGGCCGCACACCGGCAATCAGCAGCGCGCGCGCCTCGGGCAACGGCTTCCGCTGCAGGAAGGGGCCGGTCATTGGAAAAGCAGCACTTCGACCTCGGTGCCGGCGGCGAGGCCTTCGCTGGATCTGGGAATGCGCAGCAGCCCGTCGGCCCTTGCGATCGTCGAGATCGCGACCGATTTCCCGCGAAGCGGAGTCGCAACCATCAGCGAGCCGTTCGCGAATGCTTCCGTGCCGGCGGAATCGTCCCCGAGCCGCACGCGCACGTAGTCCTCGCGGCCCGGAGTGGACGTCACGTCGCGCTCGAGCCGCGCACGCACGCGCGGCCGGGTTGCCAGGATCCGGCGCAGCGATTCGCCCTCGCGAACGCGGATCAGCACGCTCGCGAACAGCGCGAACACGACGGCCGCCGCAGCCGGATTTCCAGGCACGCCGAGGATCGACAACGCGCCGGCTTCGGCGAACATGGTCGGTTTGCCGGGAGCGATCGCGATGCCGTGGAACTTCACGTCCGCGCCCGGCACGCGCAGGATCGATCCCATGACGAAGTCTTTGGAGCCTTTGGAGCTGCCGCCCGACAGCAGCAGCACGTCGCATTCGCTGCCCGCACGCCGGAGCAGCTCGTCGAGCGCGCGCTCGTCGTCGCGGATCACGCCGTAATCGACGACGTATGCACCGAGCGATTTCGCCATCGAGCCGAGCAGGTACTGGTTGACGTTGCGGACGCGTCCGGGAGGAAGGGCTTCTTCCGGCTCGACGATCTCGTCGCCGGTTGCGGCAATGCCGACGCGCGGCGTGCGGTAGACCGTGATTTCGGCGCGGCCGACGCCGGTGACGACGCCGACGTCGCTGCCGCGCAGGCGATGGCCGGCCTCGAGCACGACTTCGCCCGCGTGGAGATCCTCGGCGATTGCGATCGTGCTCGCGCCCGGCGCGACCGCGCGCCGCACGAAGATGCGGCCGCCGCGCTCCTCGGTGTGCTCGACGATCACAACGGCGTCCGCGCCGGCCGGCATCATCGCGCCGGTCGACACGCGGATGGCCTGGCCTCCGGCGAGCGTGGCGGTTGCGTGCTCGCCCATCGCGACTTCTCCGGCGAGAACGAGCGCAATCGACGACTCGTCGCTCGCGCCGGTCGTATCGGCCGCGCGCACCGCGAAGCCATCCATGTTCGAACGGAAAAAGTGCGGGACGTCTTCGCGCGCAGTAACCGGCTTGGCCAGCACGCGGCCGAGCGCCGAGCGAGCGGGAACGACCTCGGTTCCCAGCGGCCGGCTGGAGGCCAGCTCGTCCCAGGCCTCTTCGGTCGTGCGCAGCCGCAGGAACGGTTTCACGCGAGTCTCCGGTGCTCGAGGCTTGGAAGCTCGCGACGGACGCGCTCGAGAACGGCAGCGTCCAGCGTCGCCGTCACGACCGCGGCTTCGTTGTCGGGCCCGCGCGCGACGACCTGTCCCCACGGATCGACGATCAGGGAGTTGCCATAATCTTCGAACCCGTGCGTGCTCACGCCGTACTGATTCGGCGCAACCACGAAGCACTGGTTCTCGATCGCCCGCGCGCGCAGCAACGGCTCCCAGTGCGCCTGTCCGGTCGGTTTCGTAAAAGCGGACGGCATCGCGATGACCTCGGCGCCGGCGTCCGCGAGCTTTCGGAACAGCTCGGGAAAGCGCAGGTCGTAGCAGACCGCGAGCCCTATGCGCCCGAGCTCGGTCTGGACGCAGACGACTTCGTCACCGGCCCGGCGAAGTTCCGATTCCTTTACGGTGACCCGCCCCGGAAGGTCGACGTCGAAAAGATGGATCTTGCGGTAGGCGGCCACGAGCGAGCCGTCCGGGCCGAAGAGCGTGGCTGTATTGAACGGCAACCCGCCGGCGCCGGCCGGAAACGCGATTGACTCGAGAATCGACCCCGCGATGAGATGGATTCGAAGACGCCGGGCCAGCGCCGACATCGCATCGGTGGTCTGTCCGGGGATCGATTCGGCCTCGTGGCGTGACTGCTCCGGCTTTCCCCGCCACGAAAAAACTTCAGGCAGGGCAACCAGTTGCGCGCCTGCGTGGGCGGCTTCCTCGATCGCGTGTGCGGCTTTCGCGAGATTCGTTCCCTTATCGGGTCCGGAGTTCATCTGCACGACGGCGACAGGGAACGTCTTCATGGTTAAGGTCGGTGACGCTATGCGCAGAGACAATGGTGGTCAATCAGCTGCTACAGGTCCGGACACGTCGTCCGGGGCTGGCGAGTCCCGACCGGTCGGGATATGTGACGCCGCCCACCCTTTTTGTCACGCTGCGGCAATTTGCGGGTGCCGGCTACCTTTGATAGCGCAACGAGTCATCAATTCTTAAGTGGGACAAAGAGTCATCGAGAGGAGAACACCGAGCATGGGGACGGAACGGGTCATCAAGCGGTACACCAATCGCAAACTGTACGACACCGACCAGTCGCGGTACGTCACGCTCGACGATATCGCCAAGCTCATACGCGATAACGAAGAGGTCAGGGTCATCGACAACGAGACTCAGGACGATCTCACATCGGTGACCTTCGCGCAGATCATCCTCGAGGAGGAGAAGCGCAAGACCAACCTCGTTTCGGTGCCGTTCCTGCGAAAGCTCATCCACTCCGGCGAAGCCGCCGTGCAGGACCTGAGCGATTCCGCCAAGCGTGCGCTCGACCAGCTCGGTGACCTGACGGGCCGCGCCGGCGGCCGCGTCCGCGAGGTCGTCGAAGAGGGCGGCAAGGCGATCGACGAAGCCATCGACGAAGGCCGCAGTTTCATCGACGAGCTGATCAACCTTCCGCAGCGCCGGCTCGAAAGCCTGCGCGACGTGGCCTTCAAGCAGGTCGACCGCATCCGCCAGTCGCCGTCCCTGCAGCGCGAGATCGAGCGGCTCGAAAAGAGCATTCACAGCATCGAGCAGATGCTGACCAAGCTGCGCGAGACCGAAGAGCACGAAGCCGCCGCCGCCGCCGAGGGCCGCGGGCCCGCCCATACGCCCGAGAAGAAGACCGAAGCGATCATCGTGACCGAAAAGACGATGGTTGCCGGAGACGTGGTAATCACCGAGATCAGCGCGGAACCGGTCGAGATCGAAGGCGAGCCCGAGGAAGTCCACCACCACAAGCCTCGTGCGAGCAGCGGATCGCGCGGCTGATCCTTCTCGAGCTTGCGGTCGAGTTTGCGCAAGTTGCGCGCAAGTTTCGCGGCAAGTCCTCTGGCCAATCTTGCGCTGCGCCTCGAGCGTCTGTAGAACCGACTGACCGATGGCAAGGCGCTCT from Candidatus Limnocylindrales bacterium harbors:
- the glp gene encoding gephyrin-like molybdotransferase Glp, with amino-acid sequence MKPFLRLRTTEEAWDELASSRPLGTEVVPARSALGRVLAKPVTAREDVPHFFRSNMDGFAVRAADTTGASDESSIALVLAGEVAMGEHATATLAGGQAIRVSTGAMMPAGADAVVIVEHTEERGGRIFVRRAVAPGASTIAIAEDLHAGEVVLEAGHRLRGSDVGVVTGVGRAEITVYRTPRVGIAATGDEIVEPEEALPPGRVRNVNQYLLGSMAKSLGAYVVDYGVIRDDERALDELLRRAGSECDVLLLSGGSSKGSKDFVMGSILRVPGADVKFHGIAIAPGKPTMFAEAGALSILGVPGNPAAAAVVFALFASVLIRVREGESLRRILATRPRVRARLERDVTSTPGREDYVRVRLGDDSAGTEAFANGSLMVATPLRGKSVAISTIARADGLLRIPRSSEGLAAGTEVEVLLFQ
- a CDS encoding carbon-nitrogen hydrolase family protein yields the protein MKTFPVAVVQMNSGPDKGTNLAKAAHAIEEAAHAGAQLVALPEVFSWRGKPEQSRHEAESIPGQTTDAMSALARRLRIHLIAGSILESIAFPAGAGGLPFNTATLFGPDGSLVAAYRKIHLFDVDLPGRVTVKESELRRAGDEVVCVQTELGRIGLAVCYDLRFPELFRKLADAGAEVIAMPSAFTKPTGQAHWEPLLRARAIENQCFVVAPNQYGVSTHGFEDYGNSLIVDPWGQVVARGPDNEAAVVTATLDAAVLERVRRELPSLEHRRLA
- a CDS encoding polyhydroxyalkanoate synthesis regulator DNA-binding domain-containing protein, encoding MGTERVIKRYTNRKLYDTDQSRYVTLDDIAKLIRDNEEVRVIDNETQDDLTSVTFAQIILEEEKRKTNLVSVPFLRKLIHSGEAAVQDLSDSAKRALDQLGDLTGRAGGRVREVVEEGGKAIDEAIDEGRSFIDELINLPQRRLESLRDVAFKQVDRIRQSPSLQREIERLEKSIHSIEQMLTKLRETEEHEAAAAAEGRGPAHTPEKKTEAIIVTEKTMVAGDVVITEISAEPVEIEGEPEEVHHHKPRASSGSRG